The following proteins come from a genomic window of Methanosarcina sp. MTP4:
- a CDS encoding BPTD_3080 family restriction endonuclease: protein MERRKVIDKLIINGPFEEPKQHWFYDRERRLFEKRDGRRPAGYLIATPGSKSFDDPGIFVKIKLVEEIRKRVKSWENSDYPGVTGVTKRLLRYWQDHEEHIHNPFFFCQLEAIKTLIWLTEAPDSEKVGIKIPSDGGDFSRWCNKMATGTGKTVVMAMLIAWQVLNKVANPKDTRFSKNILVVAPGITVKSRLSVLNPNEPNNYYEEFNIVPSGLIEKLRQGKIKIINWHKLAWESEERIAKRKSVDKRGAKSDEAYVREVLGELKNSRNIVVINDEAHHAWRIPAESKVKGVKKEDIEESTIWIGGLDRINRKRGILRCFDFSATPFAPSGKKASEEALFGWIVSDFGLNDAIESGLVKTPRVVIRDNSIKTEELKSRLYHIYADPNVKDDLNSKKEETAPFHDLVTNAYYLLGKDWLKTKEQWGEMGHKVPPVMITVANRTETSARIKYAFDHNEIHIPELCDPEKTLLIDSKVLKEAESKEENFDFYPDKNDEEVKLTKQQQAELLRLKVDTIGKIGEPGEQIHNIISVGMLSEGWDAKTVTHIMGLRAFSSQLLCEQVVGRGLRRTSYEIDDDGFFEPDYVNIFGVPFTFLPHEGGEGIPKPTKPRTAIEPVKEKQNYEISWPNVLRIDHVYRPILELDMEKVTPIVLDPYESITQAEMAAIIASKPSLAAMSEIDLQEIADKFRTQTIIFETAKRIFNSERGGLKGNKDFFLAQLIKITSDFIKSEKIVISSRYFRENELKRRVLITINTNKIVQHIWSAIRAENTEKLVPIFDKENPIRSTGQMRTWHTTKPCEHTEKSHINLIVVDSTWEASEAYTLDKHPSVDSWVKNDHVSFTISYNYQGIIRKYYPDFIIKLANGEFLILETKGQDNDQSRTKRAFLKEWVKAVNNHGGFGKWHEDISHYPSDVEDIIEKYCSYPQP from the coding sequence ATGGAAAGAAGAAAGGTTATTGACAAACTCATTATAAATGGTCCCTTTGAAGAGCCGAAGCAGCATTGGTTTTACGACCGTGAGAGACGGCTTTTTGAGAAAAGAGATGGTAGAAGACCTGCTGGTTACCTAATAGCCACTCCTGGAAGTAAATCCTTCGATGATCCAGGAATTTTTGTAAAGATAAAACTCGTTGAAGAAATACGTAAAAGGGTGAAATCCTGGGAGAATAGCGATTACCCTGGAGTAACCGGAGTAACAAAAAGGCTGTTGAGGTACTGGCAAGATCATGAAGAGCATATTCATAATCCTTTTTTCTTCTGTCAGCTCGAAGCCATTAAAACATTAATCTGGCTTACTGAAGCTCCAGATTCAGAAAAAGTAGGGATAAAAATCCCTTCGGATGGTGGGGACTTTTCTCGCTGGTGTAACAAGATGGCTACTGGCACTGGAAAAACTGTGGTGATGGCAATGCTCATTGCCTGGCAGGTGTTAAATAAAGTAGCCAACCCTAAGGATACAAGATTTTCTAAAAATATCTTGGTAGTAGCTCCTGGCATAACTGTTAAGAGCCGTCTTTCTGTACTCAATCCAAATGAACCTAATAACTATTACGAAGAATTCAACATTGTCCCCTCAGGTCTGATTGAGAAATTGAGGCAGGGTAAAATCAAAATTATAAACTGGCACAAACTTGCCTGGGAAAGCGAAGAAAGAATCGCAAAAAGGAAAAGTGTCGATAAGCGAGGGGCAAAAAGTGATGAAGCTTATGTTCGAGAAGTTCTTGGGGAACTGAAAAATTCCCGAAATATTGTTGTCATAAATGACGAAGCACATCATGCATGGCGTATTCCTGCTGAAAGCAAAGTAAAAGGGGTTAAAAAAGAAGATATCGAAGAGAGCACAATTTGGATTGGTGGGCTGGATAGAATCAACCGTAAGCGGGGCATCCTTCGTTGTTTTGACTTTTCAGCAACTCCTTTTGCCCCATCGGGAAAAAAAGCGTCTGAAGAAGCACTTTTTGGATGGATTGTAAGTGATTTTGGTTTAAACGATGCAATAGAATCGGGACTAGTAAAAACTCCGCGAGTAGTTATCCGGGATAACAGCATAAAAACTGAAGAGCTGAAATCCCGTTTATACCACATCTATGCGGATCCTAATGTTAAAGATGATCTCAACTCAAAAAAAGAAGAAACGGCTCCTTTTCACGATCTTGTAACTAACGCCTATTACCTTCTGGGCAAGGACTGGTTAAAAACTAAAGAACAGTGGGGAGAAATGGGTCATAAGGTTCCTCCGGTTATGATAACTGTTGCAAATCGAACGGAAACTTCTGCCAGAATCAAATACGCTTTTGACCATAATGAAATTCATATTCCTGAACTGTGTGACCCTGAAAAAACACTCTTGATTGATAGTAAAGTTTTGAAGGAAGCTGAAAGTAAAGAAGAAAACTTTGATTTTTATCCGGATAAAAATGATGAAGAGGTCAAGTTAACTAAACAGCAGCAAGCTGAGCTCCTACGATTGAAAGTAGATACAATAGGAAAAATCGGGGAACCAGGAGAACAAATACATAACATAATATCGGTTGGTATGCTTTCTGAAGGCTGGGACGCAAAAACAGTGACTCATATCATGGGCTTACGTGCTTTTTCAAGTCAGCTATTATGTGAACAGGTTGTAGGCAGAGGTCTCAGGCGAACTTCTTATGAGATAGATGACGACGGTTTCTTTGAGCCTGACTATGTGAACATTTTTGGAGTACCATTCACTTTTCTTCCTCATGAAGGAGGCGAGGGGATTCCAAAACCGACAAAGCCAAGAACAGCAATTGAGCCTGTAAAAGAAAAGCAAAACTATGAAATTTCTTGGCCAAACGTACTCAGAATAGACCACGTGTATCGCCCAATTTTGGAACTTGATATGGAGAAAGTAACTCCAATAGTACTGGACCCTTATGAAAGTATAACCCAAGCTGAAATGGCTGCAATTATTGCAAGTAAACCTAGCCTTGCAGCAATGTCTGAAATCGATTTACAGGAAATAGCCGATAAGTTTCGAACCCAGACAATCATATTTGAAACGGCAAAAAGAATATTCAATAGTGAACGAGGTGGCTTGAAAGGGAACAAGGATTTTTTCCTTGCCCAGCTAATAAAGATAACAAGTGACTTTATTAAAAGCGAAAAAATAGTGATTAGTAGCCGTTACTTTAGGGAAAATGAATTGAAAAGAAGGGTTTTGATCACAATAAATACCAACAAAATTGTGCAACATATTTGGAGTGCAATTCGTGCGGAAAATACGGAAAAATTGGTGCCTATTTTTGATAAAGAAAACCCTATTAGGTCAACTGGCCAAATGCGTACATGGCATACAACTAAACCTTGTGAACACACAGAAAAATCTCATATTAATCTTATTGTCGTGGATAGCACCTGGGAAGCATCCGAAGCCTACACATTGGATAAACACCCTTCAGTGGATTCTTGGGTAAAAAATGATCATGTCAGTTTTACCATCTCGTATAACTACCAGGGAATTATCAGAAAATACTACCCAGATTTTATAATTAAGCTGGCAAATGGAGAATTTTTGATACTTGAAACTAAAGGTCAAGATAATGACCAGAGCAGAACCAAGAGAGCTTTCTTAAAAGAATGGGTTAAAGCGGTAAATAATCACGGTGGATTTGGAAAATGGCATGAAGATATTTCACATTATCCATCAGATGTGGAAGACATAATTGAAAAATATTGTTCTTATCCACAACCCTGA